A single region of the Salipaludibacillus sp. LMS25 genome encodes:
- a CDS encoding glycosyl hydrolase family 18 protein: MKKGRKMRFAVIVVILLLLLSSTATFAGNDHERFNMSYLYFGSPDNYVQLVDQTNNSLNMVSPNYFDVNREGNLVFTNKYRESFVTDMHSRGIKVVPFLANHWDRTAGENAFKNRHALSTEVAEHVEKYNLDGINVDIEGVGHAYRDEHTDFIRLLREKIPAHKEVSVAVAANPNGWTAGWHGNYDYTALAKHADYLMIMAYDEHWQGSTPGPVASYSFVERSIQYALNQQVPKEKVVIGLPFYGRMWKTDSERNADGFLINGRGISHNQIQTVVDHYNGDVIFDDASQTPKAVFTVTDDDPIISAEGVRLTAGDYVIWFDNEQSFKKKLELINVYDIKGTGSWALMREDPHMWDYYKTYLNGGIMATEPEEDAVLEPDPIEEEPVVEPVPEPEPTPEVIKEEEQVISAPGNNGRGNGRGHNKTTTEDVQDEEKSDDTQFEEPIKKNNGNGRNK; the protein is encoded by the coding sequence ATGAAAAAGGGTAGAAAAATGAGGTTTGCAGTTATTGTTGTCATTTTATTATTACTATTATCTAGCACGGCTACGTTTGCAGGCAACGACCATGAGAGATTTAATATGTCTTATCTCTATTTTGGAAGTCCTGATAACTACGTCCAATTAGTCGATCAAACGAATAACTCTCTCAACATGGTGTCTCCTAATTATTTTGATGTTAATAGGGAAGGGAACCTTGTTTTCACGAATAAATATAGAGAATCATTCGTAACAGATATGCATAGTAGAGGGATAAAAGTCGTTCCTTTTCTAGCTAATCATTGGGACAGGACGGCTGGTGAAAATGCCTTTAAAAATCGGCATGCTCTGTCAACAGAAGTGGCTGAACACGTTGAGAAATATAATTTGGATGGTATCAATGTGGATATCGAGGGTGTGGGACATGCTTATAGGGATGAGCATACAGATTTTATTAGATTACTCCGTGAGAAAATTCCTGCCCATAAGGAAGTGTCAGTAGCAGTAGCTGCTAACCCTAACGGTTGGACAGCTGGTTGGCATGGAAATTATGATTATACAGCGTTAGCTAAGCACGCTGACTATTTAATGATTATGGCTTACGATGAGCATTGGCAAGGAAGTACGCCGGGTCCTGTTGCAAGTTATTCGTTTGTAGAACGTTCAATTCAGTACGCTCTCAACCAACAAGTTCCTAAAGAAAAAGTAGTCATAGGTCTCCCGTTTTATGGGCGTATGTGGAAAACAGATAGTGAAAGAAATGCAGATGGTTTTTTAATTAATGGCCGTGGTATCTCCCATAATCAGATCCAAACGGTTGTAGATCACTATAACGGCGATGTCATTTTTGATGACGCTTCACAAACACCTAAAGCTGTATTTACTGTGACAGATGACGATCCTATCATCTCAGCGGAAGGAGTAAGATTAACGGCTGGTGATTATGTGATTTGGTTTGATAATGAGCAATCGTTTAAAAAGAAGTTAGAATTGATAAACGTATATGATATAAAAGGGACAGGAAGCTGGGCGCTCATGCGAGAAGATCCACACATGTGGGATTATTATAAAACGTATTTAAATGGTGGTATAATGGCAACGGAACCGGAGGAAGACGCGGTGCTTGAGCCAGATCCGATAGAAGAAGAGCCAGTAGTCGAACCGGTCCCTGAGCCTGAACCAACGCCGGAAGTTATAAAAGAGGAAGAACAGGTCATTTCTGCCCCTGGAAATAATGGTAGAGGAAATGGTAGAGGCCACAACAAAACGACAACAGAAGATGTGCAGGATGAAGAAAAGTCAGATGATACCCAATTCGAAGAGCCGATTAAAAAGAACAACGGAAACGGCCGAAATAAATAA
- a CDS encoding nitronate monooxygenase family protein, protein MLSNDLTDMLQIDYPIIQAPMAGGITTPELVSSVSEQGALGSIGAGYMTPKSLHQHIRDVRKRTSNPFSVNVFVPNEFNVSIEEVERVANHLRSISKSLGVKGNGRSLPTPASMKRNFEEQIHVILEEKVPICSFTFGVPAKEVVAKLKKENVILMGTATTVNEAILLENKGMDMIIIQGSEAGGHRGHFLAEREQSMIGLISLIPQVADRVTVPVIAAGGIMDARGLVAARYLGASAVQMGTAFLTCAESGAHPTHKEAILYANEDHIVLTNAFSGKWARGIKNTFIDDMKDYTSILPFPVQNTLTSAIRKASADQHNPAYMSLWTGQSPRLATDLSAARFIQQLVQEVKDITR, encoded by the coding sequence ATGTTATCGAATGACTTGACTGACATGTTGCAGATTGACTACCCAATCATTCAAGCACCGATGGCAGGAGGAATCACAACCCCTGAACTGGTGTCTAGTGTGTCGGAACAAGGGGCTTTAGGGTCTATTGGTGCGGGCTATATGACGCCAAAATCGTTGCATCAGCATATTAGAGACGTGCGAAAACGAACATCCAACCCTTTTAGCGTGAATGTGTTCGTTCCCAATGAATTTAACGTATCTATAGAAGAAGTGGAAAGGGTGGCAAACCACTTGCGTTCTATCAGTAAGTCGTTAGGTGTTAAAGGGAATGGTCGTTCTTTACCTACACCAGCTTCAATGAAAAGAAACTTCGAGGAACAGATTCACGTCATTTTAGAAGAAAAGGTTCCTATTTGTTCATTTACATTTGGTGTCCCAGCTAAAGAGGTGGTGGCTAAGTTAAAGAAAGAAAACGTGATATTAATGGGAACGGCCACAACTGTCAATGAAGCAATCTTATTAGAAAACAAAGGAATGGATATGATTATTATCCAAGGTTCTGAAGCCGGCGGACATAGAGGCCATTTTTTAGCAGAACGTGAACAAAGTATGATCGGATTAATATCACTCATTCCACAAGTAGCTGATCGTGTGACCGTTCCTGTCATTGCCGCAGGTGGCATTATGGATGCTCGTGGCTTAGTGGCTGCTAGGTACTTAGGGGCTTCAGCTGTGCAAATGGGGACCGCCTTTTTAACGTGTGCTGAAAGTGGCGCTCATCCCACTCATAAAGAAGCCATCTTATACGCCAATGAAGATCATATCGTCCTGACTAACGCTTTTTCTGGAAAATGGGCGAGAGGGATCAAAAATACATTTATTGATGATATGAAGGATTATACGTCTATTCTCCCTTTTCCAGTGCAAAACACGCTTACGTCCGCTATTCGGAAAGCATCTGCAGACCAACATAACCCCGCATATATGTCACTGTGGACAGGTCAGAGCCCAAGACTTGCTACTGATCTCTCTGCCGCTAGGTTCATTCAGCAACTCGTTCAGGAAGTGAAAGACATAACCCGTTAA
- a CDS encoding alpha/beta hydrolase encodes MKKTFIVIGSVSTIMIAAYGLVGNYFYNFALNAANEKEFMEDNPNLAESEAVIASVALEAELEDDRFKADHEPDVLTITSSDDKALALNGYMYENEGAGHKWAIVVHGYNGNASGMTRYIRHFYEKDYHVLAPDLRGHGESEGDYIGMGWHDRKDILQWIDNILERDPHAEIVLFGVSMGGATVMMTAGEQDLPDNVKVIVEDCGYSSVSDVFTYQLDDLFGLPAFPVINAANTVTNFRAGYDLFEASAVDQVSKSQTPILFIHGDKDTFVPYEMVDDVYEAASVDKEKLIIEGAGHGDAEKVDPVTYWNTIWGFVDQYIE; translated from the coding sequence ATGAAAAAAACATTCATTGTAATAGGTTCAGTGAGTACCATAATGATAGCCGCTTATGGCTTAGTAGGGAATTATTTTTACAATTTCGCGTTAAATGCAGCAAATGAGAAAGAATTTATGGAGGACAATCCAAATTTGGCGGAGAGTGAAGCTGTAATAGCTTCGGTGGCGTTAGAGGCTGAACTAGAAGACGACCGATTTAAAGCAGATCATGAGCCAGATGTTCTCACAATAACGTCTTCGGATGATAAGGCATTAGCTTTAAATGGCTATATGTACGAAAATGAAGGTGCTGGTCATAAATGGGCCATTGTTGTTCATGGTTATAATGGCAATGCCAGTGGTATGACGAGGTATATTCGTCATTTTTACGAGAAGGATTATCATGTGCTTGCACCCGATCTCCGTGGTCATGGAGAAAGCGAAGGAGATTATATCGGGATGGGGTGGCATGATCGAAAAGATATTTTGCAGTGGATTGATAATATTTTGGAAAGGGATCCTCACGCGGAAATTGTCTTATTTGGTGTGTCCATGGGTGGTGCCACTGTTATGATGACAGCAGGTGAACAAGATTTACCAGACAATGTGAAGGTGATCGTCGAGGATTGTGGGTACTCCTCTGTAAGTGACGTATTTACCTATCAATTAGATGACCTATTTGGATTACCAGCATTTCCAGTGATAAATGCAGCTAATACGGTGACGAACTTTCGTGCTGGTTATGACTTATTTGAAGCGTCAGCAGTTGACCAAGTGTCTAAAAGTCAAACACCGATCCTGTTTATTCACGGTGATAAGGACACCTTTGTCCCATATGAGATGGTTGATGATGTGTATGAAGCGGCTTCTGTTGATAAAGAGAAGTTAATTATAGAAGGGGCGGGACACGGGGACGCAGAAAAGGTTGATCCTGTTACTTATTGGAATACCATATGGGGATTTGTTGATCAATATATCGAGTAA
- a CDS encoding YdiU family protein: MGQNEDKIGWQLAHSYEELPDIFYSKIALSPVSSPDLVVLNESLAEDLGLDANELRKDEGIAVLAGNRMPEGGSPLAQAYAGHQFGHFTILGDGRAMLIGEQITPKGNRVDIQLKGSGRTPYSRGGDGRAALGPMLREYLISEAMYALGVPTNRSLGVIKTGETVMRETPLTGAILTRVASSHLRVGTFEYAARWGDKQDLHALADYAIERHFPQGQETDHPYHFLLQQVIEQQALLVAKWQSLGFIHGVLNTDNVTFSGETIDYGPCAFMNTYDPDTVFSSIDVQGRYAYGNQPYIMGWNLARLAEALLPLLADDEDKAVEMAQDAISGFSDSYMSYWLENMRAKLGLFHEEEEDEALIKDLLSLMKTYEMDYTNTFIALIFGECRHLVLPDKPDFQHWHTRWQERLKKQGASDEEVRDLMKKSNPAVIPRNHHVEAALEAAEKQDFSVMNQLLDVLLKPYDHERDQDTYASPPDPSNTPYRTFCGT, translated from the coding sequence ATGGGACAGAATGAGGATAAAATAGGCTGGCAATTAGCCCATAGTTATGAAGAATTACCAGACATCTTTTATAGTAAAATTGCGTTATCACCAGTGTCGTCCCCTGACCTCGTCGTCTTAAATGAGTCGTTAGCAGAGGATTTAGGTCTAGATGCTAATGAATTGAGAAAGGATGAGGGGATTGCGGTGCTTGCCGGTAATCGTATGCCAGAAGGGGGAAGTCCTCTTGCACAAGCTTATGCGGGTCATCAATTTGGTCACTTTACAATCCTTGGTGATGGAAGAGCCATGCTTATTGGTGAGCAAATAACCCCCAAAGGTAATCGAGTGGATATCCAATTAAAAGGATCTGGGAGAACACCTTACTCACGAGGGGGAGACGGACGGGCAGCACTAGGACCGATGCTAAGAGAGTATCTCATAAGTGAAGCGATGTATGCCTTAGGCGTTCCGACAAATCGCAGTTTAGGTGTGATAAAAACAGGCGAGACCGTTATGAGAGAAACGCCGTTAACCGGGGCTATTTTAACACGTGTGGCTTCAAGTCATCTACGAGTAGGGACATTTGAGTATGCGGCAAGGTGGGGAGATAAACAGGACCTCCATGCTCTCGCTGATTATGCCATAGAACGGCACTTTCCTCAAGGTCAAGAAACGGACCATCCTTATCATTTTTTATTGCAGCAAGTCATTGAACAGCAAGCATTGCTCGTGGCAAAGTGGCAATCTCTCGGTTTTATCCATGGGGTCCTGAACACGGATAATGTGACGTTCAGTGGGGAAACGATCGATTATGGTCCTTGTGCCTTTATGAATACGTATGACCCTGACACGGTGTTTAGTTCGATTGATGTTCAAGGCCGATATGCGTACGGAAATCAGCCGTATATAATGGGGTGGAATTTGGCCCGTTTAGCAGAGGCATTGCTACCGTTATTGGCTGATGATGAAGACAAGGCGGTAGAAATGGCACAAGACGCGATTTCAGGATTTAGTGACAGCTATATGTCATATTGGCTTGAAAACATGCGAGCGAAGTTAGGGTTATTTCATGAGGAAGAAGAGGATGAAGCTCTCATTAAAGATTTGCTCAGCTTAATGAAAACGTACGAAATGGATTACACGAATACATTTATTGCCTTAATATTTGGAGAATGCAGACACTTAGTATTGCCTGATAAGCCCGATTTTCAGCATTGGCATACACGCTGGCAGGAGCGGTTAAAAAAACAAGGCGCTTCTGACGAGGAAGTGCGTGACCTGATGAAAAAATCGAATCCTGCTGTCATACCAAGAAACCATCACGTGGAAGCAGCTCTCGAAGCAGCCGAAAAACAAGATTTCAGTGTGATGAATCAACTTCTAGATGTGTTACTTAAACCTTACGACCATGAACGAGATCAAGACACTTATGCGAGCCCTCCTGATCCATCGAATACGCCGTACAGAACCTTTTGTGGTACTTAA
- a CDS encoding energy-coupling factor transporter transmembrane protein EcfT, translating into MTYTRRLLDNLSVEQVKIELLNTAYGNGDTFIAKLDPRTLFIWYLFFGFVPWFIHDPAILGAFFLLMVVMTIMTKVSPLIIVILCLGLLSQAGYLLIASWFFGGNLDTILPLLILTLKLSTISLASIVVFSSMDPEKLSDGLLSIGVPSQVSFSIAYGYRMLPSLVEEFHQIFLSFRLRGKAPEKKGFLYWRVVVYLIKIAVLSFYPLILSSAKRARTTVEALESKGYSSALTSPAVKKIKLQHMRFRFHDLAFLSLSSCYIVATFLVTSFY; encoded by the coding sequence ATGACATATACGCGAAGGCTTCTCGATAACCTGTCAGTCGAACAAGTGAAAATAGAATTATTAAACACGGCTTACGGTAACGGCGATACATTTATTGCAAAATTAGATCCACGAACATTGTTTATATGGTATTTGTTTTTCGGGTTTGTGCCGTGGTTCATTCATGATCCAGCTATTTTAGGGGCGTTCTTTTTACTAATGGTCGTTATGACGATCATGACTAAAGTAAGCCCACTCATCATTGTCATTCTCTGCCTTGGTTTACTCAGTCAAGCAGGTTATTTACTAATCGCTTCGTGGTTTTTCGGTGGAAACTTGGACACCATTCTACCATTGCTTATTTTGACCTTAAAACTTTCTACCATTTCTTTAGCAAGTATTGTCGTGTTCAGTTCTATGGACCCAGAAAAATTAAGTGATGGCTTATTAAGCATTGGGGTGCCTAGTCAAGTATCCTTCTCTATCGCTTATGGCTATCGTATGCTTCCGAGCTTAGTTGAAGAATTTCATCAAATTTTTTTATCATTTCGTTTACGAGGGAAAGCACCAGAGAAAAAGGGATTTCTTTACTGGCGAGTGGTCGTTTATTTAATAAAAATTGCTGTCCTGTCGTTTTATCCTCTTATTCTAAGTTCAGCTAAACGTGCAAGGACCACCGTAGAAGCTTTAGAATCAAAAGGATATTCAAGCGCGCTAACATCACCTGCCGTTAAAAAAATTAAATTACAGCATATGCGCTTTCGTTTTCATGATCTAGCCTTTCTTAGTTTATCCAGTTGTTATATTGTAGCTACGTTTTTAGTGACATCATTTTATTAA
- a CDS encoding cell division protein FtsQ translates to MTQLKKRYSLTQSQKMMVFILAMSLYGLSNMITELLPKVYLGPVEFSVEYFAFIPLTLCILFHPLYAAVGASLGEVIFGEIMLGQFGGLGELEKFIAFSLAMYVAGTMVKDPKNRLQVGVAAISGVAIHQFISAVVDIGKVWIGVEELEAVPGLAESIVVIEGFSFLNDVLFSGILFALLPTLYLVPRLYGKIEPLLGMKPRDNTINYSLKEVLGPRVIVILIILSGIAMIAEFLAEAEITLVEWDSDFVALFGEQFIFVVIGLAALISVITIWLMRKQKNAKNGENRYVS, encoded by the coding sequence ATGACGCAGTTAAAAAAACGTTACTCGTTAACGCAATCTCAGAAAATGATGGTTTTTATTTTGGCCATGTCGCTTTACGGTTTGTCCAACATGATCACGGAGCTACTACCAAAAGTTTACTTAGGACCAGTTGAATTTTCAGTAGAGTACTTTGCCTTTATTCCACTGACCCTTTGTATTTTATTTCATCCTCTTTATGCAGCCGTAGGCGCTTCGTTAGGCGAAGTTATTTTCGGCGAAATCATGCTTGGCCAATTTGGCGGACTTGGTGAATTAGAAAAGTTTATTGCTTTTTCACTTGCTATGTATGTTGCAGGGACGATGGTGAAAGATCCAAAAAATCGGCTACAAGTCGGTGTGGCTGCTATTAGTGGTGTGGCTATCCATCAATTCATTAGTGCTGTTGTGGATATTGGAAAGGTTTGGATCGGTGTAGAGGAACTTGAAGCAGTCCCAGGGTTAGCTGAAAGTATCGTTGTTATTGAAGGATTCTCTTTTTTAAATGACGTGCTCTTTTCAGGCATTTTATTCGCACTCCTCCCAACCTTATATTTAGTTCCAAGACTCTATGGCAAAATAGAACCATTGTTAGGCATGAAACCACGTGACAATACAATAAACTACTCATTAAAAGAGGTTCTTGGTCCACGTGTCATCGTCATATTAATTATTCTTTCAGGTATTGCCATGATTGCAGAATTTCTTGCTGAAGCGGAAATCACCCTTGTGGAATGGGATAGTGATTTTGTCGCCCTCTTTGGGGAACAATTTATCTTTGTCGTCATTGGATTAGCCGCTCTTATATCTGTTATAACTATCTGGCTAATGAGAAAACAAAAAAACGCAAAGAACGGTGAGAATCGCTATGTGTCATAA
- a CDS encoding PHP-associated domain-containing protein — protein sequence MNIDLHTHMKLSKKTYFDEVYFNTMVAEALANDLNAIALTEHFNTLRFSDIYDSLDKHFPYESQHYNAHGLKIFPGLEVDIAETGHILLIGARESVRAIRRHLEPFTEPDHFVPFKQLLDWADELNMIKIGAHPYRDSTPLHHLDKGLLSRLDAFDLNGKDLYVQGQDQLIQDVSRLADELSLPIVGGSDTHHFLQYGSVYSTFPAPIATMTDLKSAIKDSNQQVHISPCLKTKVKSAILMKKMLKSSVRV from the coding sequence ATGAATATTGATTTGCATACCCATATGAAACTTTCTAAGAAGACCTATTTTGATGAAGTATACTTCAATACGATGGTTGCTGAAGCCCTCGCGAATGATTTAAACGCTATCGCCTTGACTGAGCACTTTAATACGTTACGTTTTTCAGACATTTATGACTCATTAGACAAACATTTCCCTTATGAATCCCAACACTATAACGCACACGGATTGAAAATATTCCCAGGTCTTGAAGTAGATATTGCTGAGACTGGCCATATTTTGTTAATAGGAGCAAGAGAATCAGTTAGAGCTATCCGTCGTCACCTAGAACCGTTTACAGAGCCTGACCATTTTGTTCCCTTTAAGCAATTATTAGATTGGGCTGATGAGCTAAATATGATAAAAATTGGCGCTCATCCCTATCGAGACAGTACACCCTTACATCATCTAGACAAAGGCTTGTTAAGTAGACTTGATGCATTTGATTTAAATGGAAAAGATTTATACGTACAAGGGCAAGATCAACTTATTCAAGATGTTTCCCGCCTTGCTGACGAACTCTCCCTCCCGATTGTGGGTGGAAGTGACACCCATCATTTTTTACAATATGGGAGTGTGTACAGCACATTTCCTGCACCAATCGCCACAATGACTGATTTAAAAAGCGCCATAAAAGACAGTAACCAGCAAGTACACATTTCCCCGTGTCTAAAAACAAAGGTGAAGTCAGCGATTCTTATGAAAAAAATGCTAAAAAGTAGTGTCCGTGTTTAA
- a CDS encoding ABC transporter ATP-binding protein — translation MCHNHIAIENVTFTYPGAVKPVLSNISFTLEKGDFVGIIGSNGSGKSTLCKLLNGIIPHYYVGDFSGRVMINGLDTREHKVADLSRYVGYVYQDFENQIVRPTVIDDASFACLNYGYADYRERGARALELAQLNVNPDEFVWQLSGGQKHLLALAGALSLDPDILIVDEPVAQLDPVHARLFYDILKDINKNRGTTIIVIEHHTEFIADYCHHVLLMNEGQLVWKKETKRALNEVEQLMKYAIFPPQVTQAAFQLNMKDSPSSYPITRDEATKLFKQSESMVLTSTFKKEVSFSTTRESIISMTGIEVSYKTVSRKKQKVIHDLSLSFEKGDLIALVGNNGAGKSSLLKLLTGLIKPDKGDIVIKDFHTRDTSPEKLANIVTYIYQNPEDMFIEDSIRKDIEFYLKARKVANYQSFVDDIIRMFRLEDIQERDGRLLSGGQQRRASVAIGVAMQPHIILLDEPTANLDIATKKDITHMLSQLQEQVETVIIATHDMQLVAEWANRIIVLHEGKVIHDGTRESVFSNTPLLKKAGLIPPQILELSKDIGGSSLSYSVDDFVNRWKITRKEVDYDDIYAKASR, via the coding sequence ATGTGTCATAATCATATTGCTATCGAAAATGTGACATTTACGTATCCAGGCGCCGTAAAGCCCGTTTTATCAAACATTTCATTTACATTAGAAAAAGGCGATTTTGTAGGCATAATAGGAAGCAATGGGAGTGGGAAGTCCACTTTATGCAAATTGCTAAATGGCATCATTCCACATTATTATGTAGGCGATTTTTCGGGACGGGTCATGATCAATGGGCTTGACACGCGCGAACATAAAGTAGCTGATCTCTCACGTTATGTCGGATATGTTTATCAAGATTTTGAAAACCAAATTGTACGCCCAACAGTTATCGATGATGCGAGTTTTGCTTGTTTAAACTATGGCTATGCCGACTATCGAGAAAGAGGGGCACGAGCACTAGAGCTAGCTCAATTAAATGTGAATCCAGACGAATTTGTTTGGCAACTAAGCGGCGGGCAAAAACATTTACTCGCCCTCGCAGGTGCGCTCTCGTTAGATCCAGACATTCTTATCGTAGACGAGCCTGTCGCCCAACTTGACCCCGTTCATGCTCGCCTTTTTTATGACATTTTAAAAGATATTAATAAAAATAGAGGCACGACGATAATCGTCATTGAACACCATACAGAATTTATTGCAGATTATTGTCATCACGTTTTGCTAATGAATGAAGGCCAACTTGTTTGGAAAAAGGAAACGAAGCGTGCTTTAAATGAAGTCGAACAGTTAATGAAGTATGCTATTTTCCCACCACAAGTGACCCAAGCGGCTTTCCAACTTAATATGAAAGATTCTCCTAGCTCCTATCCTATTACGCGTGATGAAGCAACCAAACTTTTTAAACAATCTGAGTCAATGGTTTTGACATCCACATTTAAAAAAGAAGTCTCTTTTTCCACAACCCGTGAATCGATTATTTCGATGACGGGGATAGAGGTGTCATATAAAACGGTCTCAAGGAAAAAACAAAAAGTCATTCACGACCTTTCTCTATCTTTTGAAAAGGGAGATTTAATCGCACTTGTAGGAAATAATGGGGCAGGTAAATCATCACTTCTAAAATTATTAACAGGCCTTATTAAACCTGATAAGGGCGATATCGTAATAAAAGACTTTCATACGAGAGATACCTCTCCGGAAAAATTAGCTAATATTGTCACGTACATTTACCAAAATCCAGAAGATATGTTTATTGAAGATTCGATTCGAAAAGATATCGAATTTTACCTTAAAGCGAGAAAAGTGGCAAACTATCAGTCTTTCGTAGATGACATTATTCGCATGTTTAGACTAGAAGATATTCAAGAGCGAGACGGTCGATTACTGAGCGGCGGGCAACAAAGGCGTGCTTCTGTCGCCATTGGTGTTGCTATGCAACCACACATCATTCTGTTAGATGAGCCGACGGCTAACCTTGATATTGCTACTAAAAAGGATATTACTCATATGTTGAGTCAACTGCAAGAGCAAGTTGAAACGGTCATTATCGCTACACATGACATGCAACTCGTAGCAGAATGGGCTAACCGTATCATCGTCTTACATGAAGGAAAAGTCATCCATGATGGTACAAGAGAATCCGTGTTTAGTAATACCCCTTTACTAAAAAAAGCTGGGCTTATTCCGCCACAAATACTCGAACTGAGTAAAGATATTGGGGGCTCATCCCTTTCTTATTCAGTAGACGATTTTGTAAATAGGTGGAAAATAACACGTAAGGAGGTAGACTATGATGACATATACGCGAAGGCTTCTCGATAA
- a CDS encoding MurR/RpiR family transcriptional regulator, translated as MKLLNVETEKLSPNQIKIADYINRHPQDVLLSTEKEIADVLNVSTASVSRFWKSVGYHNLKDFKRRMREIDVTPVGNFEKAMERLTAHEWQHDQLEQGMAYLKETMRHLSASQFDLAVEALTKAETIYIYSPGPSKGLGVLMHHRLKRFGLNIVHMTSSGSDILEEMVHFKRGDLIVLFGFVRMLKEAKVILDDAKKRSYQTLLITDQLISEFTDEVDIQLFASRGERRDFHSMIGPTFLIENVILAIGMKKETEALTHLKSLTELRSTYADELPR; from the coding sequence ATGAAACTATTAAATGTGGAGACAGAAAAATTGTCACCTAATCAAATTAAAATCGCGGATTATATTAATCGCCATCCGCAAGACGTGCTCCTTTCTACAGAAAAGGAAATTGCAGATGTCTTAAATGTGAGCACAGCGTCAGTATCGCGATTTTGGAAAAGTGTGGGTTATCATAATTTAAAAGATTTTAAGCGGAGAATGAGGGAGATAGATGTGACACCAGTTGGGAACTTTGAGAAAGCAATGGAAAGATTAACTGCTCATGAATGGCAACACGACCAACTGGAACAAGGAATGGCTTATTTAAAGGAAACGATGAGGCATTTATCAGCGTCTCAATTTGACTTAGCAGTAGAGGCATTAACTAAAGCGGAGACTATCTATATTTATAGCCCTGGTCCTTCAAAAGGATTAGGTGTGTTAATGCACCACCGTCTAAAACGTTTTGGCCTTAACATCGTTCATATGACAAGTAGTGGAAGTGATATTTTAGAAGAAATGGTACACTTTAAACGAGGGGATTTAATCGTTTTGTTTGGATTTGTACGCATGTTAAAAGAAGCAAAAGTGATCCTTGATGACGCCAAAAAGCGTAGCTATCAAACACTTTTAATCACAGATCAACTGATTTCAGAGTTCACGGATGAGGTGGATATCCAATTGTTTGCTAGTCGTGGCGAAAGGAGAGACTTTCATTCGATGATAGGACCAACCTTTTTAATCGAAAATGTGATTTTAGCCATCGGCATGAAAAAAGAAACAGAAGCACTGACCCATTTAAAATCTTTAACGGAATTAAGAAGCACGTATGCTGATGAATTACCTAGGTAG